In Clostridiales bacterium, a genomic segment contains:
- a CDS encoding RNA polymerase sigma factor: protein MKTVSRSEEEALVAAAAAGDQSAFEVIVRSHADAVYAHALRFFGDQHTAEDVVQEVFLKMYRSLANFDGRSALSTWLYRVTRNACLDMLRAGRHRAVPVDPVGLSLISTEDTAATAITHVALERAIRAIPQEDRDALGAVTLFGLSYREAADVLGIPEGTVKSRVFRARRALAVTLGPNGGVS, encoded by the coding sequence ATGAAGACGGTGTCACGCTCAGAGGAGGAGGCGCTCGTGGCCGCCGCCGCCGCGGGAGACCAGTCGGCTTTCGAGGTGATCGTTCGTTCGCACGCCGACGCGGTCTACGCGCACGCGCTACGCTTTTTTGGAGACCAGCATACGGCCGAGGACGTGGTCCAGGAGGTGTTCCTCAAGATGTACCGCTCGCTTGCCAACTTCGACGGCAGGTCAGCGCTGTCCACGTGGCTCTACCGGGTCACCCGTAACGCCTGCCTCGACATGCTCCGCGCCGGACGTCACCGCGCTGTCCCCGTTGACCCGGTCGGCCTGTCACTCATATCCACCGAGGATACCGCCGCAACCGCTATCACTCACGTTGCGCTCGAACGCGCGATTCGAGCCATCCCGCAAGAAGACCGCGACGCGCTCGGTGCTGTGACCCTCTTCGGCTTGTCCTACCGGGAAGCGGCCGATGTCCTCGGCATCCCCGAAGGTACCGTCAAGTCACGCGTGTTTAGGGCCCGTCGCGCCCTCGCTGTCACGTTAGGGCCGAACGGAGGTGTGTCGTG